From the genome of Cydia strobilella chromosome 21, ilCydStro3.1, whole genome shotgun sequence, one region includes:
- the LOC134751183 gene encoding peptidyl-prolyl cis-trans isomerase FKBP1A yields MGVTVDTISPGDEATYPKRGQTVVVHYTGTLTNGQKFDSSRDRGKPFKFKIGKGEVIKGWDEGVAKMSVGERAKLTCTPDYAYGQQGHPGVIPPNSTLIFDVELIKLE; encoded by the exons ATGGGAGTGACTGTGGACACAATCAGCCCTGGCGATG agGCCACATACCCGAAGAGGGGCCAGACTGTGGTGGTCCACTACACTGGCACGCTGACCAACGGACAGAAGTTCGACTCGTCCCGCGACCGCGGAAAGCCCTTCAAGTTCAAGATCGGCAAGGGAGAGGTCATCAAGGGCTGGGATGAGGGTGTTGCCAAA ATGTCAGTAGGCGAGCGCGCCAAGCTGACCTGCACGCCCGACTACGCGTACGGCCAGCAGGGCCACCCCGGCGTCATCCCCCCCAACTCCACCCTCATCTTCGACGTCGAGCTTATCAAACTTGAATAA
- the LOC134750925 gene encoding uncharacterized protein LOC134750925, translating to MATKLEPDYPLPSTNNDSDGEEQEDSIEDPDPDQEEEDPPPQPSNVQTLLAKLQSSGALIKKPVKQEYRCFTCEEDYPDWETLENHLIQHVSLPSIVLDKLPSDDEYGPSGDEWSDEDQPSPPPKQELQKTPQKIEISQLLKNTGISIKKSGENTSSTNSESALSKLSGLGFTIKKNTTPIKEEKPDPPSTDDVMQKLGSLGGIKLKLKSDGNANSFKVVNGLKDFKTSDDEGQESGNEDDNKDDAKDSDDQEQEPSGDEQEDEKSPPVNNNACKQMTINSQANLRNKKVINVTKIIPPKTEAITTPSPVKVQLAKPVRPAVKQTPKRGANLPLAATSAPTQGKDISTTSTPERRDSNASQAIAENVTVKQEVEDTSAQQSTSGTPLFSGQIKSERDSPPPPGGNKAPPLESTPIIARIKSEPDAGPAAAHCSASTAFSRAETPLLPVTKKEDTGVTVIEINGDSGDDDDDCCVVSATPASDVKPPLIPKTEPVGPPSYPPPAYHTPQSSYSSTPVLASTLSSMAGGASTEKQHSFNWNAPDTKPAIDMLEKSADEIFESLLSSATKKEHSLSDASEYISLDTLGPQHSCDVCNTRFTNISLLDDHIRMTGHTKSLIAPTSSLMPYNPGGTNSILSQLLPVKCLADQVGKLSGMNSGPGFTHQQNVMINIQAYPGGGMVPPQAGYNAYPPGQNVYPPGYQQMPGNSMFGNAPGAMPGQYPGQHYTGGYGQQSSMGYQSPMSKAGFSPGMQQNSYTTPSSPYSTASPLQNMQQAYGQTAPGMMNPPMGQMGPPGSSPGHPYPANSPGGMKPPTSASSGIRIQNVQTFPPGQLAPGGTPNTQIRMAAGASVTGARPRMPGVRGARPSVRPGVQVHGHGQVRAGKGPGPRMPMKRPAPMAGGPGLKRRPDMLLPGKHDNEDCQVMAMQKQREGLPMISSVQGAKDKLNLGSQISITKKTVNKEANAMANVLASRGISIKQKQKSRSPTPERPIPHIPNLGAGVSIKHTSKSSNFSIPEAQVGSNMHTCKICRKMFSNSTSLSTHMAAAHPQRGFKCDECPASYPKSLQLQHHKRVFHNVTGPNRELGLPVVDLSQEENLQRLSSLGIYSFIPLANREQASGCFGIPVISVHNVNNGMTSGLQALGADGLLSLGPLKPLPNT from the coding sequence GTGCGAAGAGGATTACCCTGACTGGGAAACGCTAGAGAACCATCTGATTCAGCACGTCTCCCTACCGTCCATCGTACTCGACAAGCTGCCGTCCGACGATGAATATGGCCCCTCCGGCGACGAGTGGTCCGACGAGGACCAGCCCTCCCCACCACCAAAACAGGAACTCCAGAAAACGCcacaaaaaatagaaatatcaCAACTCCTCAAAAATACCGGCATCTCCATCAAAAAGTCCGGAGAAAACACTTCCAGCACCAATTCTGAATCCGCATTAAGCAAACTGAGCGGCCTCggatttactattaaaaagaaCACGACGCCGATAAAAGAGGAAAAACCAGATCCTCCATCTACTGATGACGTTATGCAAAAGCTGGGCAGTCTCGGAGGCATCAAGCTTAAATTGAAATCTGATGGCAACGCAAACTCATTTAAAGTCGTAAACGGCCTTAAAGATTTTAAAACTTCTGATGACGAAGGCCAAGAGAGCGGGAACGAGGATGATAACAAAGATGATGCTAAAGATTCTGACGATCAGGAGCAGGAGCCATCAGGGGACGAACAAGAGGACGAGAAAAGTCCCCCCGTCAACAACAACGCATGCAAACAAATGACAATCAACAGCCAGGCTAATCttagaaataaaaaagttatcaaCGTGACCAAAATAATCCCGCCTAAAACTGAGGCCATTACGACTCCGTCTCCTGTCAAAGTTCAGCTCGCAAAACCAGTAAGACCAGCTGTTAAACAGACACCTAAAAGGGGCGCGAATTTACCCCTCGCGGCAACGTCTGCACCTACCCAAGGGAAAGATATTTCTACAACTTCAACCCCTGAGCGGCGGGACTCGAATGCGAGCCAAGCTATCGCGGAAAATGTCACCGTTAAGCAAGAAGTGGAGGATACGTCGGCGCAACAATCTACGTCTGGAACACCCTTGTTCTCAGGTCAAATTAAGTCTGAAAGAGACTCGCCGCCTCCTCCGGGAGGAAATAAAGCTCCACCGCTTGAAAGCACCCCTATTATAGCTAGAATCAAATCCGAACCCGACGCGGGCCCCGCTGCCGCTCACTGCTCAGCCTCCACGGCATTCAGTCGAGCGGAAACTCCCCTCCTCCCCGTAACCAAGAAGGAGGATACCGGCGTAACCGTAATAGAAATCAATGGTGATTCTGGCGACGATGATGACGACTGTTGTGTAGTATCAGCCACGCCGGCTTCTGATGTTAAGCCGCCTTTGATCCCGAAAACTGAACCGGTGGGACCGCCTTCTTATCCCCCACCAGCATACCATACTCCACAGTCTAGCTACAGCTCCACACCAGTCCTAGCATCAACTTTAAGTTCTATGGCAGGTGGGGCATCTACCGAAAAACAGCATTCTTTCAACTGGAACGCACCCGACACGAAACCGGCAATCGATATGCTTGAAAAAAGTGCAGACGAAATATTCGAGAGCCTTCTCTCCAGTGCCACTAAAAAGGAACATTCTCTGTCGGATGCCAGTGAATACATATCTTTAGACACCCTAGGTCCGCAGCACTCCTGTGACGTATGCAATACTAGATTTACAAATATATCGCTGCTCGACGATCATATCAGAATGACGGGTCACACGAAAAGTCTCATCGCACCGACTTCCTCGTTGATGCCTTACAATCCAGGGGGAACGAATAGTATTTTATCACAGTTGCTGCCGGTGAAATGCTTGGCGGATCAAGTCGGGAAGCTCTCCGGAATGAACAGCGGCCCCGGATTTACGCATCAGCAAAACGTCATGATAAATATCCAGGCTTACCCTGGAGGAGGGATGGTGCCACCCCAGGCAGGTTACAACGCGTATCCCCCTGGACAGAACGTGTACCCGCCCGGTTACCAGCAAATGCCCGGGAACAGCATGTTCGGCAACGCCCCCGGGGCGATGCCGGGGCAATATCCGGGACAACATTACACGGGCGGATACGGCCAGCAGTCATCAATGGGCTACCAATCGCCGATGTCGAAGGCGGGCTTCTCCCCGGGAATGCAGCAGAACTCCTACACGACACCCTCCTCGCCCTACTCGACCGCCTCGCCGCTTCAAAACATGCAGCAGGCGTACGGGCAGACCGCGCCCGGCATGATGAACCCGCCCATGGGGCAGATGGGGCCGCCCGGCTCCTCGCCCGGCCACCCCTACCCCGCCAACAGCCCCGGCGGCATGAAGCCCCCGACGAGCGCCTCCAGCGGCATCAGGATACAGAACGTGCAGACCTTCCCGCCCGGCCAGCTCGCCCCGGGCGGGACTCCGAACACACAGATTAGAATGGCGGCCGGCGCCAGCGTGACGGGGGCGCGCCCTCGCATGCCGggcgtgcgcggcgcgcggccctcCGTGCGGCCCGGGGTGCAGGTGCACGGGCACGGCCAGGTCCGCGCCGGCAAGGGCCCGGGCCCGCGCATGCCCATGAAGAGGCCCGCCCCCATGGCCGGCGGCCCCGGCCTGAAGCGCCGCCCCGACATGCTGCTCCCGGGCAAGCACGACAACGAGGACTGCCAGGTCATGGCGATGCAGAAGCAGCGCGAGGGCCTCCCCATGATCTCGAGCGTCCAGGGAGCCAAAGACAAATTGAATCTCGGCAGCCAGATCTCTATCACCAAGAAAACTGTCAACAAGGAGGCGAACGCGATGGCGAACGTCCTGGCGTCGCGAGGTATCAGTATAAAACAGAAGCAGAAGAGTCGGTCGCCGACGCCGGAGCGGCCGATCCCGCACATCCCCAACCTAGGCGCCGGCGTTAGTATTAAACACACTTCTAAATCTAGTAATTTCTCCATTCCCGAAGCGCAAGTCGGTTCCAACATGCACACGTGTAAGATCTGTAGGAAAATGTTTTCAAATTCGACTTCGCTGTCGACTCATATGGCGGCGGCCCATCCACAGAGAGGATTTAAATGCGACGAGTGCCCCGCGTCTTATCCTAAGTCGTTACAACTGCAGCACCATAAGCGAGTGTTCCACAACGTGACCGGGCCTAATAGGGAGCTAGGTTTGCCCGTAGTAGACCTGTCTCAGGAGGAGAACTTGCAGCGGCTAAGTAGTTTAGGTATATACAGTTTTATTCCCCTAGCGAACCGCGAGCAGGCGAGCGGCTGCTTCGGCATTCCAGTGATATCGGTGCACAACGTCAACAACGGCATGACGTCGGGCCTCCAGGCGCTCGGGGCCGATGGCCTCCTTAGTTTAGGACCTTTGAAACCCTTACCAAACACGTAA